In Providencia sneebia DSM 19967, one DNA window encodes the following:
- a CDS encoding molecular chaperone, with product MKKVFNKSILIAAALFSCNGIAGLSLDTTRLNMYEKEKEIQYTAMNTSDDRAFLVNASISKSADKIKDKTSEFLISPPLFRIDPTSKNSVRIRLIDNKNLPKDRESIFYVTTSGIQATATPFKVEDNNRNNGGVKAGVAFKIKLFYRPNGIEPLSKESFNNSKVFIADKYVIIENKSPYYMDLKGLKLDGERIKLPTLVNNLVKPYSQEKFSIDNNKVRKEAILMITNDLGDVDEVKLKIN from the coding sequence ATGAAAAAGGTATTTAATAAAAGCATATTAATCGCTGCAGCATTATTTAGCTGTAATGGAATCGCTGGATTATCACTAGATACGACACGATTAAATATGTATGAGAAAGAAAAAGAAATACAATATACAGCAATGAATACTTCTGATGATAGAGCATTTTTAGTAAATGCAAGTATCTCAAAAAGTGCTGATAAAATTAAAGATAAAACAAGTGAATTTCTTATTTCTCCACCTTTATTTAGAATCGATCCAACTAGCAAAAACTCAGTTAGAATACGATTGATTGATAATAAAAACTTACCAAAAGATAGAGAATCCATTTTTTATGTTACAACAAGTGGAATACAAGCCACAGCAACACCATTTAAAGTCGAGGATAACAATAGGAATAACGGTGGTGTCAAAGCAGGTGTAGCATTTAAAATTAAATTATTTTATAGACCAAATGGTATAGAGCCATTATCTAAAGAAAGTTTCAATAACTCAAAGGTTTTTATTGCTGATAAATATGTCATTATTGAAAATAAAAGCCCATATTATATGGATTTAAAAGGCTTAAAACTTGATGGTGAACGTATTAAACTTCCTACATTAGTTAATAACTTAGTTAAGCCTTATTCACAAGAAAAATTTTCTATTGATAATAATAAAGTGAGAAAAGAAGCTATTTTAATGATAACTAATGACCTTGGTGATGTAGACGAAGTGAAATTAAAAATTAATTAA
- a CDS encoding molecular chaperone, which yields MKSYFQGIILLFCLTFVSSFTYASGGISFSYTRIIFDEDKGAASLIIRNHGDGVYLINSGIAGDQELKSNAPFTVIPPIFRLDANSNNTIRIIKSKSESTLPIDRESIFYFHSTAIPGSSTKESDNNIEDTGAQLSIAMRTILKVIYRPARLKGKVEDTYGLLTFKNDNGFLKINNPTPYYQTLALLNIDGVPVDLNQYISMVDPVGNIKIPVKKSAKKVEWKMITDVGGESKSFFQTIN from the coding sequence ATGAAATCGTATTTTCAAGGTATTATCCTACTTTTTTGTCTAACGTTTGTATCATCATTCACTTACGCTTCAGGTGGTATTAGTTTTAGCTATACACGTATTATTTTCGATGAAGATAAAGGTGCTGCTAGTTTAATAATCCGCAATCATGGTGATGGAGTTTATTTGATTAATTCAGGTATTGCTGGTGATCAAGAATTAAAATCAAACGCCCCATTTACTGTTATACCACCTATTTTTAGGTTAGATGCAAATTCTAATAATACAATAAGAATTATTAAAAGTAAGAGTGAATCAACATTACCAATTGATAGAGAGTCTATATTTTATTTTCATTCTACTGCAATACCAGGCAGTTCAACAAAAGAGAGTGATAATAATATAGAAGATACAGGTGCACAACTTTCTATTGCTATGCGAACAATACTGAAAGTTATCTATAGACCTGCAAGATTAAAAGGTAAAGTTGAAGATACCTATGGCTTATTAACATTTAAGAATGATAATGGTTTTTTAAAAATCAATAATCCTACACCTTATTATCAAACCTTAGCACTATTAAATATTGATGGAGTACCCGTCGATCTTAATCAATATATTTCTATGGTTGATCCAGTAGGAAATATAAAAATACCTGTAAAAAAATCAGCTAAAAAAGTTGAGTGGAAAATGATTACTGATGTAGGTGGAGAAAGTAAGTCATTCTTTCAGACAATAAATTGA
- a CDS encoding fimbrial protein: MKNKSYICLLLVFLFKPAFSSELNILYMVNAIGSCDIVFNPTKELRLPPLDPLDIIDSPNPRVLSIGKVNLKLTNCANNYSRTPYLTISGTTSTDNIDVTTRPFLLKSSGQSKGFGFVIGKSSSGIIEWGEGSNGIYSFASGNVSIVLGRQGMPASELNNLSKDLYVGITCGTAKGCQSQNVNSGDLNANLVFNFSYN; the protein is encoded by the coding sequence ATGAAAAATAAATCTTATATATGTTTATTATTGGTATTTTTATTTAAACCAGCATTTTCTAGTGAATTGAATATTTTATATATGGTTAATGCAATAGGATCATGTGACATTGTATTTAATCCTACTAAAGAACTAAGGTTACCACCGTTAGATCCATTAGATATAATTGACTCTCCTAATCCACGAGTACTAAGTATTGGGAAAGTTAATCTTAAATTAACTAACTGTGCAAATAATTATTCAAGAACACCTTATTTAACTATTTCAGGTACAACTTCGACTGATAATATAGATGTGACTACTCGTCCTTTTTTACTAAAAAGCTCTGGTCAATCTAAAGGATTTGGATTTGTTATTGGTAAATCAAGTTCTGGAATTATTGAATGGGGCGAAGGTTCTAATGGAATATATTCATTTGCTTCAGGGAATGTCTCAATTGTTTTAGGACGACAAGGAATGCCAGCAAGTGAACTTAATAATTTATCTAAAGATTTATATGTTGGTATAACTTGTGGAACAGCTAAAGGCTGCCAATCTCAAAATGTTAACTCAGGGGATCTAAATGCTAATTTAGTATTTAATTTTTCCTATAATTAA
- the glsA gene encoding glutaminase A: MNIDKDAIKQAISEAYMDNKMLSGGENASYIPYLASVPSNLFGLAVVTVTGEIYTAGDSEFEFAIESISKVFTMALAMEQTGAKVFREKIGADPTGEPFNSVIALELHGDKPLSPLVNAGAIATTSLIAAKDTMDRYHQILTIQSHFAGRELAMSEEVNNSEQATNYHNRALAWLMKSAGAMYSNPMAAVDVYTRQCSTLINTVDLATMGATLANEGINPITKERIISTKNVPHILAEMTMEGLYTTSGTWAYTVGLPGKSGVGGGILAVVPGQLAIAGFSPPLDAVGNSVRGQAGVTQIANTLGLSLYY; the protein is encoded by the coding sequence ATGAATATTGATAAAGACGCAATAAAACAAGCGATTTCTGAAGCTTACATGGACAACAAAATGCTATCTGGCGGTGAAAATGCAAGTTATATTCCCTATTTAGCGTCTGTGCCATCAAATCTCTTTGGGTTAGCCGTTGTGACAGTCACTGGGGAAATTTATACCGCAGGTGATAGTGAATTTGAATTTGCAATTGAATCCATTTCCAAAGTTTTTACGATGGCGCTTGCAATGGAGCAAACTGGCGCTAAAGTTTTCAGGGAAAAAATTGGCGCAGACCCAACGGGTGAACCATTTAATTCAGTTATTGCGCTTGAGCTACATGGTGATAAGCCGTTGAGCCCATTAGTGAATGCAGGCGCAATTGCAACAACAAGTTTGATTGCAGCAAAAGATACGATGGATCGCTATCACCAAATCTTGACCATACAAAGCCATTTCGCAGGCCGCGAATTGGCAATGAGTGAAGAGGTCAATAACTCAGAACAAGCAACAAATTACCATAATCGCGCTTTAGCTTGGCTAATGAAAAGCGCGGGGGCAATGTATTCTAACCCAATGGCTGCTGTTGATGTCTACACTAGGCAATGTTCAACACTGATTAATACCGTTGACCTTGCAACAATGGGCGCGACTTTAGCCAATGAAGGCATTAACCCAATCACAAAAGAACGCATTATTAGCACCAAGAATGTGCCGCATATTTTAGCCGAAATGACAATGGAAGGCCTTTATACCACGTCAGGCACTTGGGCTTATACAGTTGGTTTACCAGGAAAAAGTGGTGTCGGTGGAGGAATTTTAGCTGTCGTCCCTGGTCAATTAGCGATTGCTGGATTTTCCCCGCCATTAGATGCCGTTGGCAATAGCGTTCGGGGTCAGGCTGGTGTGACGCAAATTGCGAATACATTAGGATTAAGTCTTTATTATTGA
- the gadC gene encoding putative glutamine/gamma-aminobutyrate antiporter GadC — MTDSVNSSQKATISASDNKKASAGTISIFGLVLLNITAVVSLNGLPSEAEYGLSSIFYYLLAAILFLVPVALIAAELATGWPEKGGMFRWIGEAFGGRFAFTIMMILFVEVCVFLPTALTFGAVSIAYIDPNENTASSLASNKIFILVLVLAVYWVATFIGLRGSKAFATMAKYGGVIGVFIPAGLLIILGFAYVISGNTPEVTMAWGDIIPDFSNFSNVVLAASIFLMYAGMEMNAVHVKEVKNPTRNYPIAIMSAAIGTVLILVLATLAIAFVVPNKQINLTQAILTAYHDLFVWVGIPWASSIVAIMLAIGVLTCVTTWVVGPSTGVLAVAKAGYLPKIWQKTNKNGSATFILLLQAVLVTCLSILFVVLPSVQAAYQILNQLANILYLTAYICMFAAALRLRYSQPNRPRPYTLPGGNLGMWIVGGIGFISALTAFIFSFIPPDQISVGSPEIYFGVLVILTLIFWLFPSIIYAVRKPSWKGDDPDFAPFTWETQANKSINAPKSPTE; from the coding sequence ATGACAGATTCTGTTAATTCTTCACAAAAAGCAACAATATCGGCATCAGACAACAAAAAAGCCTCTGCGGGAACTATTTCCATTTTTGGTCTGGTACTGCTGAATATTACTGCTGTTGTCTCACTGAATGGATTGCCTTCCGAAGCTGAATATGGTCTGAGCTCTATCTTTTACTATCTGCTCGCTGCGATCCTATTTTTAGTTCCCGTTGCGCTAATCGCTGCCGAATTAGCAACAGGCTGGCCAGAAAAAGGGGGAATGTTCCGCTGGATAGGAGAAGCTTTTGGTGGGCGCTTCGCATTTACCATTATGATGATCTTATTTGTCGAAGTCTGTGTATTTTTGCCAACCGCGCTGACTTTTGGTGCGGTATCCATCGCCTATATAGATCCTAATGAAAATACGGCTTCCTCCTTAGCAAGTAATAAAATCTTTATACTGGTGCTCGTACTCGCCGTGTATTGGGTCGCCACTTTCATTGGATTACGCGGCTCTAAAGCGTTTGCCACAATGGCAAAATATGGGGGCGTTATTGGTGTATTTATTCCTGCTGGATTACTCATTATTTTAGGTTTTGCGTATGTTATTTCAGGAAATACACCTGAAGTCACAATGGCTTGGGGAGATATTATCCCTGATTTTTCTAATTTCAGTAATGTGGTATTAGCCGCCAGTATTTTCCTGATGTATGCCGGAATGGAAATGAATGCGGTTCACGTGAAAGAAGTCAAAAACCCGACTCGTAATTATCCTATTGCCATTATGAGTGCCGCAATTGGTACCGTTCTCATTCTTGTGCTAGCAACCTTAGCTATCGCGTTTGTCGTTCCCAACAAACAAATCAACTTAACACAAGCCATTCTCACCGCATACCATGATCTCTTTGTCTGGGTTGGCATACCTTGGGCCTCTTCAATTGTTGCAATCATGCTGGCTATTGGTGTCTTAACCTGTGTGACAACTTGGGTTGTTGGGCCATCAACAGGTGTGCTAGCCGTAGCAAAAGCCGGTTATTTACCAAAAATTTGGCAGAAAACCAATAAAAATGGCTCGGCAACGTTTATCTTGCTCCTACAAGCAGTATTAGTGACTTGTTTATCCATTCTCTTTGTCGTTTTACCGTCTGTTCAAGCGGCTTATCAAATATTAAATCAGCTCGCAAACATTCTGTACCTAACGGCCTATATTTGCATGTTTGCTGCGGCACTAAGATTACGTTATAGCCAGCCAAATCGACCTCGTCCTTATACTTTGCCCGGCGGTAACTTAGGCATGTGGATTGTGGGCGGTATTGGTTTTATTTCCGCTTTAACCGCTTTTATCTTCAGCTTTATTCCGCCAGATCAAATTAGTGTTGGTAGCCCTGAAATCTATTTTGGCGTTCTCGTTATCTTGACACTTATCTTCTGGTTATTCCCGAGCATTATTTATGCCGTGCGTAAACCATCTTGGAAAGGTGATGATCCCGATTTCGCACCATTTACTTGGGAAACGCAAGCCAACAAATCAATCAATGCCCCAAAAAGCCCTACTGAATAA
- a CDS encoding mechanosensitive ion channel family protein has translation MFQALFEKLNNHSIVLILYLIIFIILEIIIYLKKYKSLFIHIIQVAAECLFVILLMQFIDTIKVKLGLSFIPTSFINFMILIFISIILIKKSFLLINRLEKYQVTRGNNPTSAHIIARVIKVFVFFSIILIFGQQFGLSISGLMAFGGFGSIIIGMAGKEVISNFLSGIILYFDRPFNNGDWISSPDKNIAGTVIEIGWRMTKILTFDHRPLYVPNSLFSSITIENNSHMTHRRVDFSLRLRYQDTDKISPIIEDIRALLKQDPNIDTEQTLLVYFNEVTDSSLNIMVYCFTKTVVWAEWLAAQQNIYFNIINIIKSHDAELAYPTQNIYLDK, from the coding sequence ATGTTTCAGGCTCTATTTGAAAAACTGAATAACCATTCTATTGTTCTCATTCTCTATTTGATTATTTTTATAATATTAGAGATCATCATCTATCTAAAGAAATATAAAAGCCTTTTTATTCATATTATTCAAGTTGCAGCAGAATGCTTATTTGTCATATTATTAATGCAATTTATTGATACAATAAAAGTCAAGTTAGGATTGTCTTTTATCCCTACATCATTTATTAATTTTATGATACTCATTTTTATCAGTATCATTTTAATTAAAAAGTCTTTTTTACTCATTAATAGATTAGAAAAATATCAAGTCACCAGAGGAAATAATCCTACTTCAGCACATATTATTGCCAGAGTTATCAAAGTATTTGTATTTTTTTCTATTATATTAATCTTTGGACAGCAATTTGGCTTAAGCATTTCTGGCTTGATGGCATTTGGTGGATTTGGGAGTATTATTATTGGTATGGCGGGCAAAGAAGTTATTAGTAATTTTTTATCCGGTATTATTTTGTATTTTGACAGGCCATTTAATAATGGTGACTGGATAAGCTCCCCAGATAAAAATATTGCAGGAACAGTAATAGAAATTGGTTGGCGGATGACCAAAATACTGACTTTTGATCATCGACCACTTTATGTACCAAATTCATTATTTTCATCAATTACAATTGAAAATAATAGCCATATGACACATCGAAGAGTGGATTTTTCATTACGCCTGCGTTATCAGGATACTGATAAAATAAGCCCAATTATTGAGGATATTCGTGCGCTTTTAAAACAAGACCCTAATATTGATACTGAACAAACATTATTAGTTTACTTTAATGAAGTTACAGATTCATCGCTAAATATTATGGTCTATTGTTTTACTAAAACCGTCGTTTGGGCTGAATGGCTAGCAGCGCAACAAAATATTTATTTTAATATAATCAATATTATTAAAAGCCATGATGCTGAATTAGCGTATCCAACGCAAAACATTTATCTAGATAAATAG
- a CDS encoding fimbrial protein, whose protein sequence is MSKKKLLILFILSSFELPSSFSATNLNVDTYIIEGSCDISAPAEIRFIPKAAIDFVDKRTADLKELVITVSNCRGSSLIRSPSIMVTGNLLAGSNDIFAEASSVAKNVGVGIREGNGFNLKNFYVPGNMVSSFDKYTHVGAPGSKMKEGQYTYTLGFVNNGKTPTIGKMTAKLIFEFKYK, encoded by the coding sequence ATGAGTAAAAAAAAGTTATTGATACTTTTTATTTTATCTTCTTTTGAATTGCCATCATCATTTTCAGCAACTAATTTAAATGTGGATACTTATATCATAGAAGGAAGTTGTGATATATCAGCACCCGCAGAAATTAGATTTATTCCAAAAGCCGCTATAGATTTTGTTGATAAAAGAACTGCAGATTTAAAGGAATTAGTCATTACAGTATCTAACTGTAGAGGAAGCAGTTTAATTAGATCACCAAGTATCATGGTAACTGGAAATTTATTAGCTGGATCTAATGATATATTTGCAGAAGCATCAAGTGTAGCAAAAAATGTTGGTGTGGGAATACGTGAAGGAAATGGTTTTAATTTAAAAAACTTTTATGTACCGGGAAATATGGTTTCAAGTTTTGATAAATATACACATGTAGGTGCACCCGGTAGTAAGATGAAAGAAGGTCAATATACATATACTCTGGGATTTGTTAATAATGGTAAAACACCTACTATTGGAAAAATGACCGCAAAGTTAATATTTGAATTTAAATACAAATAG
- a CDS encoding fimbria/pilus outer membrane usher protein: MISTNNRYKIYKNKYVFITSYVIFISCMPMLGHSKEYHFDTSFLGEIGNNIDVAQFENENSTPEGEYLVDIYVNSDFYKTKLIKFVKNKQNKVVPELTKLDFINFGVNAESLPVFKSTGNDINLLELQKYIPDATENFDIKKLRLDINIPQAYMDIKALRSTNRELWDQGIPAMVLNYTLNASNLKSKTSGFSDTKNNNLFFSAFGGFNFDAWRLRGTMNYIYNRTKSEFGVTTQKDLSWNNIRLERDIQKINSELSIGEVSTNSVIFDQFEYRGLLLQSNDSMLPAEERNFAPVISGVANSNAQITITQNGTVIYQTSVAPGPYKITDIYSTNSVGDLVVTVKEADGKTYITTYPYSSLPMMLREGKKIYSASVGKYRNGGYTSDAKSPLFAMASLSAGLINNITLYGGLLGSNNYRSLGVGIGLSLGAFGALSLDGTYANASLSHNRRADGGSFRAKYSKSLLESGTTIDLTTYRYSTSNFYSFTDANTDDYSLNEGWSPWFKERRKSSWQTSITQTLGNLGVIRISGRRDDYWGSSRIVNTLDLGFSSSVGRIGYNLNYSINHYEKTKTDWPTNHQFSVNVSVPFNAFDNDKFNLSSISYGYSQNNRGDISNQASVNGNLDANNGSWYTSFQHDNNGKGTGLNLGASYNSGYGNSSLGYYTSSDNKMVMGSFNGGVVAHRGGILFSDTLSDAIAIVSTPDAKGISVGVSKTKTNSSGYAIYPSLQSYQRNSITLDPLSFANGIDIENNSTNVYPTKGAVVLAKFKTKVGYQAILTLKNNKKSIPFGASAILVGDDTNISILDENSTVYMSGLPKKGTLKVVWGNKPDQTCNAPFSINDNDANSGSDINIVYKTLVCN, translated from the coding sequence ATGATTAGTACAAATAATCGCTATAAAATTTATAAGAATAAGTATGTTTTCATAACTTCTTATGTGATATTTATTAGTTGCATGCCAATGTTAGGCCATTCTAAAGAATACCATTTTGATACTTCTTTCCTAGGAGAAATTGGTAATAATATAGATGTTGCTCAATTTGAAAATGAAAATAGTACGCCTGAAGGTGAATATCTTGTCGACATTTATGTCAATAGTGATTTCTATAAAACTAAATTAATTAAATTTGTTAAAAACAAACAGAATAAAGTTGTTCCTGAATTAACAAAGCTTGATTTTATCAACTTTGGTGTAAATGCTGAAAGTTTACCTGTATTTAAAAGTACAGGAAATGATATTAATTTATTAGAACTACAAAAATATATTCCTGATGCTACAGAAAATTTTGATATAAAAAAATTAAGACTAGATATTAATATTCCTCAAGCATATATGGATATTAAAGCATTGAGAAGTACTAATAGAGAGTTATGGGACCAAGGTATTCCAGCTATGGTTCTTAACTATACTCTTAATGCATCTAATTTAAAAAGTAAAACAAGTGGTTTCTCTGATACAAAAAACAATAACTTATTCTTTTCAGCATTTGGTGGATTTAATTTTGATGCATGGCGCCTAAGAGGCACCATGAATTATATTTATAATAGAACAAAAAGCGAATTTGGAGTTACAACACAGAAAGATTTATCTTGGAATAATATAAGATTAGAACGTGATATTCAAAAGATAAATAGTGAACTTTCTATCGGTGAAGTTTCGACTAATAGTGTTATTTTCGATCAATTTGAATATCGTGGTTTATTATTGCAGTCTAATGACAGTATGTTACCTGCTGAGGAACGTAATTTTGCACCTGTGATTTCTGGTGTTGCTAATTCGAATGCGCAAATTACGATTACTCAAAATGGTACTGTGATATATCAAACGTCAGTCGCACCAGGCCCATATAAAATAACTGATATTTATTCAACAAATAGTGTGGGCGATTTAGTTGTAACTGTAAAAGAGGCTGATGGAAAAACTTATATTACAACGTATCCTTATTCATCACTTCCAATGATGTTAAGAGAAGGTAAAAAAATATATTCAGCATCCGTTGGTAAATATCGAAATGGTGGTTATACCTCAGATGCTAAAAGCCCATTGTTTGCAATGGCAAGTTTATCAGCAGGATTGATAAATAATATTACCTTGTATGGTGGTTTATTAGGTTCAAATAATTATCGTTCTTTGGGAGTAGGGATTGGCCTTTCATTAGGTGCATTTGGTGCTCTATCTTTAGATGGCACGTATGCAAATGCTTCTTTATCACATAATAGAAGGGCTGACGGTGGTTCCTTTAGAGCTAAATATTCAAAAAGTTTATTAGAATCGGGTACGACAATTGATTTAACAACTTATCGTTATTCGACAAGTAACTTTTATAGTTTTACCGATGCAAATACAGATGATTATTCTTTAAATGAGGGATGGTCACCGTGGTTTAAAGAGCGCCGGAAAAGTAGTTGGCAAACATCGATTACCCAAACTCTTGGTAATTTAGGCGTTATACGTATTTCTGGTAGAAGGGATGATTATTGGGGATCTAGCCGTATCGTTAACACTCTTGATTTAGGGTTTAGCTCATCTGTTGGTCGGATAGGCTATAATCTTAATTACTCTATTAACCATTATGAGAAAACAAAAACTGATTGGCCAACTAACCATCAATTTTCTGTTAACGTTTCGGTTCCTTTTAATGCTTTTGACAATGATAAATTTAATTTATCAAGTATATCTTATGGCTATAGTCAGAATAACCGTGGTGATATAAGTAATCAGGCCTCAGTAAATGGTAACTTAGATGCTAATAATGGATCTTGGTATACTTCTTTCCAACATGATAATAATGGTAAAGGTACCGGACTTAATCTAGGTGCTAGTTACAATAGTGGATATGGTAATTCAAGCCTGGGTTATTATACTTCATCTGATAATAAAATGGTTATGGGAAGCTTTAATGGTGGTGTTGTTGCTCATCGTGGCGGTATTCTTTTTAGTGATACATTATCAGATGCTATTGCTATTGTAAGTACTCCAGATGCAAAAGGGATCTCTGTTGGGGTATCTAAAACAAAAACAAATAGTTCTGGATATGCTATTTATCCATCATTACAAAGTTATCAACGTAACTCAATAACGCTTGACCCATTATCTTTTGCTAATGGAATTGATATAGAAAATAACAGTACTAATGTTTACCCAACAAAAGGTGCTGTTGTTTTAGCTAAATTCAAAACTAAAGTGGGTTATCAAGCTATTTTGACATTAAAGAATAATAAAAAATCTATTCCATTTGGTGCATCTGCTATTTTAGTTGGTGATGATACAAATATCAGTATTCTTGATGAAAATAGTACTGTTTATATGTCTGGATTACCTAAAAAAGGAACATTAAAAGTCGTGTGGGGAAATAAACCTGACCAAACTTGTAATGCGCCATTTAGTATTAATGATAACGATGCTAATTCAGGTTCAGATATTAATATTGTTTATAAAACACTAGTGTGTAATTAA
- a CDS encoding molecular chaperone, translating into MINNKLPLYVNIFLGFILYYSSHSIAYEYDGFAISTSRVIFSELPKDKVKSVEVWNDTDESYLLHSSIKSANGATGYPLDKKINNTDKSFFTITPPLSRVEKRGRLPLRIILSDTAIATLPKNEESIFFLSVQAIPSMKESGNSLNISLISNIKVFYRPSSIKTRIEDAMNDVDISLGNNCINFKNKTPLYLTFYNISVNNINVNNNDLDTMLSPSGNHCYRIPNEINKLNTKFKVSWSFIDEDGLPTKTKDIEV; encoded by the coding sequence ATGATAAATAATAAATTACCTTTATATGTAAATATCTTTTTAGGTTTTATTCTCTACTATTCAAGTCACTCTATTGCATATGAATATGATGGATTCGCTATATCTACATCTAGAGTAATATTTAGTGAGTTGCCTAAAGATAAAGTAAAAAGTGTTGAGGTTTGGAATGATACTGATGAAAGCTATCTATTGCATTCATCTATTAAATCTGCGAATGGTGCTACTGGCTATCCATTAGATAAAAAAATAAATAATACTGATAAATCATTTTTTACAATAACACCACCACTTTCTCGTGTAGAAAAAAGAGGCCGTTTGCCTTTACGTATTATTCTATCTGATACAGCTATAGCTACTTTACCTAAGAATGAGGAATCTATCTTTTTTCTTTCAGTTCAGGCTATTCCATCCATGAAAGAAAGTGGAAATAGTTTAAATATCTCATTAATCAGTAATATAAAGGTCTTTTATAGACCAAGCTCAATAAAAACAAGAATAGAAGATGCAATGAATGATGTAGATATTTCATTAGGTAATAATTGTATTAATTTTAAGAATAAAACACCTTTGTATTTAACTTTTTATAATATTTCAGTCAACAACATCAATGTAAATAATAATGATTTAGATACAATGCTGTCACCATCAGGTAACCATTGTTACCGTATTCCAAATGAAATTAATAAGCTAAATACTAAGTTTAAAGTTAGCTGGAGTTTTATTGATGAAGATGGATTACCTACTAAAACTAAAGATATAGAAGTTTAA
- a CDS encoding fimbrial protein, translating into MTWNNFKLVIVSFLLIFIYPMPWSYADYPMAENINFIIRVPASTCVISPVNVMVLDEIDGARLAETNWKTIALKDIEINLHSCVYYAGSSGTPKIKITAAAGTYAMSNTNNLLYRNTGSTATGFGIAVFNTVSPAVDTSSTSQMVKSGDIIWQGSLNEKFASRKVYISTGVSCGPRANCSPDKLSSGALNAKFTLDFLYD; encoded by the coding sequence ATGACATGGAATAATTTTAAATTAGTAATTGTAAGTTTTTTATTGATTTTTATATACCCGATGCCATGGTCATACGCTGATTACCCTATGGCTGAAAATATTAATTTTATAATTAGAGTACCTGCTTCTACTTGTGTTATTTCGCCAGTTAATGTGATGGTTCTAGATGAAATTGATGGTGCTAGATTAGCAGAAACAAATTGGAAAACCATAGCATTAAAAGATATTGAAATAAATTTACATAGTTGTGTTTATTATGCTGGTTCAAGTGGTACACCAAAAATAAAAATAACTGCGGCAGCGGGTACATATGCAATGAGTAATACAAATAATCTTTTGTATAGAAATACGGGTTCGACTGCTACAGGATTTGGTATTGCGGTATTTAATACAGTTTCACCTGCTGTTGATACATCATCAACCTCACAAATGGTGAAATCTGGCGATATCATTTGGCAAGGTAGTCTAAATGAAAAATTCGCTAGTCGTAAAGTATATATTTCAACGGGGGTTTCATGTGGCCCAAGGGCAAATTGCTCACCCGATAAATTATCTTCTGGTGCATTAAATGCAAAATTCACTTTAGATTTCTTATATGATTGA